From one Trifolium pratense cultivar HEN17-A07 linkage group LG1, ARS_RC_1.1, whole genome shotgun sequence genomic stretch:
- the LOC123902699 gene encoding embryo-specific protein ATS3B, with translation MKEILFLLLLLLVVLSLAFQLTLSVAVFDSQSASLLPHAHESFNISYIQMKNAASCSYLVVISTSCSSPRYTTDQISIAFGDAYGNQIYSPRLDDPSSGTFESCSSDTFQINGPCAYQICYVYLYRSGSSGWKPDTVKINGYNGRPVTFYYNTFIPRDTWYGFDLCNNAASSYKVTAQKCLLLVILGFVLSFLL, from the exons ATGAAAGAGatcctttttcttcttcttcttcttcttgttgtgCTCTCGTTGGCCTTTCAATTGACCCTCTCAGTCGCAGTGTTTGACTCCCAATCTGCTTCTCTACTGCCTCATGCTCATGAATCCTTCAATATCAGTTATATTCAG ATGAAGAACGCTGCAAGTTGTTCTTACTTGGTGGTTATATCTACTAGTTGTTCATCTCCTAGGTATACAACGGATCAAATCAGTATTGCTTTTGGAGATGCTTATGGAAATCAG ATATACTCACCAAGATTGGATGATCCATCTTCTGGTACATTTGAGAGCTGTTCTTCAGATACATTTCAGATAAATGGTCCATGCGCATATCAGATATGCTATGTCTACCTCTATAGATCTGGCTCAAGTGGTTGGAAACCCGACACTGTGAAAATCAATGGTTATAATGGCAGACCTGTTACTTTCTACTACAACACTTTCATTCCCAGAGATACTTGGTATGGGTTTGATTTGTGCAACAATGCTGCTTCTTCATACAAAGTAACTGCTCAGAAATGTCTATTATTAGTAATTCTGGGATTTGTTCTAAGTTTTTTGTTGTAA
- the LOC123902701 gene encoding alpha-L-fucosidase 1-like yields the protein MAKLWCSFFLFISLLLQQNKICMSLLEQVPSPPLPILPLPTYAQLKWQQREIIMFLHFGVNTYTDREWGTGHESPSIFNPIGLNTTQWANVAEEAGISLMILTAKHHDGFCLWPSKYTKHSVISSTWQNGKGDVVQEFVNAATNKGIDVGIYLSPWDRHDSRYGDDLLYNEYYLAQLQELLKKYQDVREIWFDGAKDPKAQNVSYYFSDWFSMVKELQSSINIFSDAGPDVRWVGGETGTAGDTCWSTINRTSLAIGASNITEYLSTGDPRGTDWLPAECDVSIRPGWFWHKSESPKKLSELLDIYYKSVGRNCVLLLNVPPNTTGLISENDAHRLKEFRSAINTIFHKNIVESSYVKVSSQRGGKEGGFGPQNMLDSDHLWSYWAPHEDKKEKEDHWIEIWGEDGILKFNVIRIQEAIGLGQRIKEYEIYVDGKLIIQGTTIGYKRLHRLDGDVVHASVVRIRFIKARGVPLISSIGLHFDPFWHSKFTAT from the exons ATGGCTAAACTATGgtgttcttttttcttattCATTTCACTACTActccaacaaaacaaaatttgcaTGTCTTTGCTAGAACAAGTACCAAGTCCACCATTACCAATTCTCCCACTCCCAACATATGCACAATTAAAATGGCAACAAAGAGAAATCATAATGTTCCTTCATTTTGGTGTCAACACATATACCGACAGAGAATGGGGTACAGGCCATGAAAGCCCATCAATATTCAATCCAATTGGGCTCAACACAACCCAATGGGCCAATGTAGCAGAAGAAGCAGGAATTTCATTGATGATATTAACTGCAAAACATCATGATGGATTTTGTCTTTGGCCTTCAAAGTACACTAAACATTCTGTCATTAGTAGTACTTGGCAAAATGGTAAGGGTGATGTTGTTCAAGAATTTGTCAATGCAGCTACTAATAAAGGAATTGATGTTGGGATCTATCTTTCACCTTGGGATAGACATGATTCTAGATATGGTGATGATTTGCTTTACAATGAATACTATTTAGCTCAATTGCAAGAACTTCTTAAAAA atatCAAGATGTTAGGGAAATTTGGTTTGATGGAGCAAAAGATCCCAAGGCACAAAATGTGTCATATTATTTTTCAGATTGGTTTTCTATGGTGAAAGAGTTGCAAAGTTCTATCAATATTTTCTCTGATGCTGGACCTGATGTAAGATGGGTTGGAGGTGAAACAGGAACTGCAGGGGACACGTGTTGGTCTACTATTAATCGAACCTCTCTTGCAATTGGAGCTTCAAACATAACTGA GTATCTAAGCACTGGTGATCCAAGAGGAACAGATTGGCTACCAGCAGAATGTGATGTTTCAATTAGACCAGGATGGTTTTGGCATAAATCGGAATCACCAAAAAAACTAAGTGAGCTACTTGATATTTATTACAAATCAGTTGGTAGAAATTGTGTGTTACTTCTTAATGTACCTCCTAATACAACTGGTCTTATATCTGAAAATGATGCACATAGATTAAAAGAATTTAGAAGTGCAATTAATACAATATTTCATAAAAACATAGTTGAAAGTTCTTATGTTAAAGTTAGTAGCCAAAGAGGAGGAAAAGAAGGAGGGTTTGGACCACAAAATATGCTTGATAGTGACCATTTGTGGTCATATTGGGCCCCACATGAAGATAAGAAGGAAAAGGAGGaccattggattgaaatttGGGGTGAGGAtggaattttgaaatttaatgtGATTAGAATACAAGAAGCAATTGGACTTGGTCAAAGGATTAAAGAGTATGAAATTTATGTGGATGGTAAATTAATAATCCAAGGGACAACAATTGGTTACAAGAGACTTCATAGGCTTGATGGAGATGTTGTGCATGCTAGTGTTGTGAGAATTAGATTCATAAAGGCTAGAGGTGTTCCTCTTATTTCTTCTATTGGATTACATTTTGATCCTTTTTGGCACTCAAAGTTTACTGCCACCTGA
- the LOC123912939 gene encoding protein FAR1-RELATED SEQUENCE 5-like, whose translation MAYLGDTSQILVDTTDVFTTDQKFATLDDVVTWARDVGDANKVGIIITRSDKKNEIRGRNDKLILGCDKRVAPSTDGSGWKVRVIHGVHNHGLPDQYHGHPHKTRLTDDENKRVEDLTKRKVAPRHIVLDLKDQNSESVVDATLIYRKRHMMQIQERGSRTEPQHLLQWLDDAKYVIWNRRKDDGSDVLSDIFWAYPYSIKLLNLFPIVLVMDCTYKTNKYRQPLLEITGITSTNMTFAVGFAYMESEKTNNYHWTLGKLKELVTKQDIFPKVILTDKEFTLMNAIKDIFPHTTNMLCT comes from the exons ATGGCTTATCTCGGCGATACAAGTCAAATATTGGTAGATACTACAGATGTTTTTACAACTGATCAAAAATTTGCTACCCTAGATGATGTTGTCACATGGGCTCGagatgttggagatgccaatAAAGTCGGTATTATCATTACTCGGTCGGATAAAAAGAACGAAATAAGAGGAAGAAATGACAAGTTGATTTTGGGTTGTGACAAAAG agTTGCACCTTCAACAGATGGTTCAGGATGGAAAGTTCGGGTTATTCATGGAGTTCACAACCATGGGCTACCTGACCAATATCACGGTCATCCTCACAAGACACGTTTAACCGATGATGAAAACAAACGTGTTGAAGATTTGACAAAGCGTAAGGTAGCACCAAGGCACATTGTTTTAGATTTGAAAGATCAAAATTCAGAGTCTGTTGTTGATGCCACACTTATATATAGGAAAAGACACATGATGCAAATACAGGAAAGAGGCTCCAGAACAGAGCCGCAACACTTGCTGCAGTGGTTAGATGATGCAAAATATGTCATCTGGAATAGAAGAAAAGATGATGGCTCCGATGTTTTAAGTGATATTTTTTGGGCGTATCCATATTCAATCAAGTTGTTGAACTTGTTTCCCATTGTTTTGGTTATGGACTGCACatacaaaactaataaatatagaCAGCCACTGCTTGAAATTACTGGCATAACGTCAACTAACATGACATTTGCTGTTGGATTTGCTTACATGGAATCTGAGAAGACGAACAATTATCATTGGACGTTAGGTAAGTTGAAGGAATTGGTTACTAAGCAAGATATATTTCCTAAAGTAATTTTGACTGACAAGGAGTTTACTTTGATGAATgcaattaaagatatatttcCACATACTACTAATATGCTTTGTACGTGA